From a single Triplophysa rosa linkage group LG1, Trosa_1v2, whole genome shotgun sequence genomic region:
- the hsbp1a gene encoding heat shock factor-binding protein 1a: MSERDPKSSQDLTAVVQTLLQQMQDKFQTMSDQIIGRIDEMSTRIDDLEKNISDIMTQAGVEDLEEEIKVTETSGTA; the protein is encoded by the exons ATGTCCGAGAGGGACCCTAAATCATCTCAGGACCTGACTGCTGTG GTGCAGACCTTACTGCAACAGATGCAGGACAAGTTCCAGACCATGTCAGACCAGATTATTGGAAGAA TCGATGAGATGAGTACACGAATCGATGACCTGGAGAAGAACATCTCTGACATCATGACTCAGGCAGGTGTGGAGGATCTTGAGGAAGAGATCAAAGTCACTGAGACCTCTGGAACTGCATAA